One window of Hymenobacter sp. BRD128 genomic DNA carries:
- a CDS encoding cytochrome b5 domain-containing protein, which yields MTEELKTYTRSQLALRNGQDRDEIWVAYQGNIYDVTRSRLWQRGNHYEHWAGQDLTRELDEDAPHLATVFDKFQIIGTLKS from the coding sequence ATGACGGAGGAGCTGAAAACTTACACCCGCAGCCAGCTAGCCCTGCGCAACGGCCAGGACCGCGACGAAATCTGGGTGGCCTACCAAGGCAATATTTACGACGTGACGCGCTCGCGCCTCTGGCAGCGCGGCAACCACTACGAGCACTGGGCCGGCCAGGACCTTACCCGCGAGCTCGATGAAGATGCCCCGCACCTGGCCACCGTATTCGATAAATTTCAGATAATCGGCACGTTGAAAAGCTAG
- the murQ gene encoding N-acetylmuramic acid 6-phosphate etherase, with product MTTETPSTFHDLETLPTAALLAGLNQLDQTVPLAVQKALPQVEALVEAIVARLGAGGRLFYIGAGTSGRLGVVDASECPPTFGVPAGLVVGIMAGGDGAIRQAVEGAEDNATQAWLDLQQFNANSTDVLVGIAASGRTPYVVGGLQAARAAGLATGCVVCNAGSAVAAACEFPVEVVTGPEFITGSTRLKAGTAQKLVLNMLTTATFIRLGRVKGNKMVDMQLSNDKLVERGQRMLMDELSIAQPEAAELLRQHGSVRAALAARSSEKQ from the coding sequence GTGACTACCGAAACGCCTTCCACTTTCCACGACCTCGAAACTCTCCCCACGGCCGCCCTGCTGGCCGGCCTGAACCAGCTCGACCAAACCGTGCCGCTAGCCGTGCAAAAAGCCCTGCCGCAGGTCGAGGCGCTGGTTGAGGCCATCGTGGCGCGGCTTGGGGCCGGTGGGCGCTTGTTCTACATCGGGGCCGGCACCAGCGGGCGGCTAGGCGTGGTCGATGCCTCAGAGTGCCCGCCCACGTTTGGCGTGCCGGCGGGGCTGGTGGTGGGCATCATGGCCGGGGGCGATGGCGCCATTCGCCAAGCCGTGGAAGGTGCCGAAGATAACGCTACCCAGGCCTGGCTTGATTTACAGCAATTTAACGCCAATTCAACGGACGTGCTCGTGGGCATTGCCGCCTCGGGCCGCACGCCTTACGTGGTGGGTGGCCTGCAAGCGGCGCGGGCAGCAGGGCTAGCCACCGGCTGCGTGGTGTGCAACGCCGGCTCGGCCGTGGCGGCGGCCTGCGAGTTTCCGGTCGAGGTGGTTACCGGTCCCGAATTTATCACGGGCAGCACGCGCCTCAAGGCCGGTACAGCTCAAAAGCTGGTGCTCAATATGCTGACCACGGCCACTTTCATCCGGCTAGGCCGGGTAAAGGGTAACAAGATGGTCGATATGCAGCTTAGCAACGATAAGCTGGTGGAGCGCGGCCAGCGCATGCTCATGGACGAGCTGAGTATTGCTCAGCCTGAGGCTGCCGAGCTGCTGCGCCAGCACGGTTCGGTGCGGGCCGCGCTAGCCGCTCGCTCATCGGAGAAGCAGTAG
- a CDS encoding long-chain fatty acid--CoA ligase, whose product MPYSHADRTSPRLMDVRRSFDILTNQLEKFPKPDSLAAKINGRYEPLSSQQVQDQANQVSLGLLKLGLQRNDKVAIISMNRPEWLLADFGIAQIGGTSVPMYPSITVEDYKYIFTDAGVRAVFVADKHLFDKVKEATAGLNIPAENVFTFDKVAGARHFGELLELGRQGNPADLEPLKAAVQPDDLLTLIYTSGTTGAPKGVMLSHDNILSNCRGSARYVPVGKDDKALSFLPLCHIFERMVTYLYMIHGVSIYYAESMETIADNLREVHPSIFTTVPRLLEKVYDRIVARGHEQTGIKHKLFFWALDLGLQYDTQKDQGFVYNTELALANKLIFNKWREALGGNLRCIVSGGGALQPRLARVFWAAGIRVMEGYGLTETSPVIAVNGYERENNMIGAVGPLIDNMEVKIAPDGEILTKSASVMKGYYNKPELTAEAIDKDGWFHTGDIGEFVNGRFLKITDRKKEMFKTSGGKYIAPQVIENKMKEDPLIEQMMVVGADQKFPGALIVPAFDELKKWASQHGVAAKSNADLVKDEQVVKLYHDLVAKYNQGFAQWEQVKKTVLLPEQWTVETGEMTPTMKVKRKVITENNKPAIEGLYK is encoded by the coding sequence GTGCCTTATTCCCACGCCGACCGCACCTCGCCTCGCCTTATGGACGTCCGCCGCTCCTTCGATATTCTCACTAATCAACTCGAGAAGTTTCCCAAACCCGACTCCCTAGCGGCCAAAATCAACGGCCGTTACGAGCCGCTCAGCAGCCAGCAGGTGCAGGACCAGGCCAACCAGGTGAGCCTGGGTTTGCTCAAGCTGGGGCTGCAAAGAAATGATAAGGTCGCCATTATCAGCATGAACCGGCCCGAGTGGCTGCTGGCAGACTTCGGCATTGCCCAGATTGGCGGCACCAGCGTGCCCATGTACCCGAGCATTACGGTTGAAGATTATAAATACATTTTCACTGATGCCGGGGTGCGGGCCGTGTTCGTGGCCGACAAGCACTTGTTTGACAAGGTGAAGGAAGCGACGGCGGGGCTCAATATTCCAGCCGAGAACGTTTTTACGTTTGATAAAGTAGCGGGCGCCCGCCACTTCGGCGAGTTGCTGGAGCTGGGCCGCCAGGGCAACCCCGCCGACCTGGAGCCGCTCAAAGCCGCCGTGCAGCCCGACGACCTGCTCACGCTCATTTATACCAGCGGCACCACCGGTGCGCCTAAGGGCGTGATGCTCAGCCACGACAATATTCTGAGCAACTGCCGCGGCTCGGCGCGCTACGTACCCGTGGGCAAAGATGATAAGGCCTTGAGCTTTTTGCCGTTGTGCCACATATTTGAGCGCATGGTGACGTATCTGTACATGATTCACGGCGTGAGCATCTACTACGCCGAGAGCATGGAAACCATCGCCGACAACCTGCGCGAAGTGCACCCGAGCATCTTCACCACCGTGCCGCGCCTGCTGGAAAAAGTATACGACCGCATCGTGGCCAGGGGCCATGAGCAAACCGGCATTAAGCACAAGCTCTTTTTTTGGGCCCTGGACCTGGGCTTGCAATACGATACCCAGAAGGACCAGGGCTTTGTGTACAATACCGAGCTGGCCCTGGCCAACAAGCTCATCTTCAACAAGTGGCGTGAGGCGTTGGGCGGCAACCTGCGCTGCATCGTGAGCGGCGGCGGCGCCCTGCAGCCCCGGCTAGCCCGCGTGTTCTGGGCCGCCGGCATCCGGGTGATGGAGGGCTACGGGCTTACCGAGACCTCGCCCGTAATTGCGGTAAACGGCTACGAGCGCGAGAATAATATGATTGGCGCGGTGGGCCCGCTCATCGACAACATGGAAGTTAAAATTGCGCCCGATGGCGAGATTCTGACCAAATCGGCTTCCGTGATGAAGGGCTACTACAACAAGCCCGAGCTCACGGCCGAGGCTATTGATAAGGACGGCTGGTTTCACACCGGCGACATTGGCGAGTTTGTGAATGGCCGCTTTTTGAAGATTACCGACCGCAAGAAGGAGATGTTCAAGACGAGCGGCGGCAAATATATTGCCCCGCAAGTTATTGAAAATAAGATGAAAGAAGACCCGCTCATCGAGCAGATGATGGTGGTGGGCGCCGACCAGAAGTTTCCGGGCGCGCTCATCGTGCCGGCCTTTGATGAGCTCAAGAAGTGGGCTAGCCAGCATGGTGTAGCTGCCAAATCGAACGCTGACCTGGTGAAGGACGAGCAGGTGGTGAAGCTCTACCACGACCTGGTGGCGAAGTATAACCAGGGTTTCGCGCAGTGGGAGCAGGTAAAGAAGACGGTGCTGCTGCCCGAGCAGTGGACCGTGGAAACCGGCGAAATGACGCCCACCATGAAGGTGAAGCGCAAAGTCATCACGGAGAATAATAAGCCGGCTATCGAGGGGCTGTATAAATAA
- the era gene encoding GTPase Era, whose translation MNPEPKPHRAGFVSIIGKPNVGKSTLMNALVGERLSIVTSKAQTTRHRILGILNGDDFQLVYSDTPGIIQPKYELHNAMMAFVYSSLEDADVILFVTDIYEKHDEEPVIERLRKTEDTPIFVLVNKIDQASQADVEAKLAFWKEELPNATEILPISALNAFGTERVLQLALDSLPIHPPYYPKDELTDKPERFFAAEMVREKIFKLYKKEVPYSCEVTIEEFKEDEDIIRIRGVIYVERSSQKGIIIGAKGEALKKVGTWAREEMEKFFQKKVFLELFVKVNENWRTDSKALSRFGYQ comes from the coding sequence GTGAACCCCGAACCTAAGCCTCACCGCGCCGGCTTCGTCAGCATTATCGGCAAGCCCAACGTGGGCAAATCGACGCTGATGAACGCGCTCGTGGGCGAGCGCCTGAGCATCGTCACGAGCAAGGCCCAGACCACGCGCCACCGCATTCTGGGCATTCTCAACGGCGATGATTTTCAGCTTGTTTACTCCGACACGCCCGGCATCATTCAGCCCAAGTACGAGCTGCACAATGCCATGATGGCCTTCGTGTACTCGTCGCTGGAAGATGCCGATGTAATTCTCTTCGTCACCGATATCTACGAGAAGCACGACGAGGAGCCCGTTATCGAGCGCCTGCGCAAAACGGAGGATACGCCTATTTTCGTGCTGGTCAATAAGATAGACCAGGCTAGCCAGGCCGATGTCGAAGCCAAGCTGGCCTTCTGGAAGGAAGAGCTGCCCAACGCTACCGAGATACTGCCCATCTCGGCGCTCAATGCGTTTGGCACCGAGCGCGTGCTCCAGCTAGCCCTCGACAGCCTGCCCATTCACCCGCCCTACTACCCTAAGGACGAGCTGACTGACAAGCCCGAGCGCTTCTTCGCCGCCGAAATGGTGCGCGAAAAGATTTTTAAGCTCTATAAAAAGGAGGTGCCGTACTCGTGCGAAGTCACCATCGAAGAGTTTAAGGAAGACGAGGATATCATCCGCATTCGCGGCGTTATCTACGTGGAGCGCAGCAGCCAGAAGGGCATCATCATCGGCGCCAAGGGCGAGGCGTTGAAGAAAGTCGGCACCTGGGCGCGGGAGGAGATGGAGAAGTTCTTCCAGAAAAAAGTGTTCCTGGAGCTGTTCGTGAAAGTGAACGAGAACTGGCGCACCGACAGCAAGGCGCTGAGCCGCTTTGGCTACCAATAA
- a CDS encoding PRC-barrel domain-containing protein translates to MNAPILRRLRDLPTFELVADDPDPRGWTVRGSDGQALGIVHELLADPVAQRIQYLDVLLAAGLPGVPAPLPHTEQRILLPLAAVHFDAEGHNVFVTALSRETVHAYPPFIDFMLPPDFEAEMRQKLGMDTESSGNLAADNSHFQTID, encoded by the coding sequence ATGAACGCTCCCATTCTCCGCCGCCTGCGCGACCTACCAACGTTTGAGCTGGTAGCCGATGACCCCGACCCGCGCGGCTGGACCGTGCGCGGCAGCGACGGCCAGGCCCTCGGCATCGTGCATGAGCTACTGGCCGACCCGGTAGCGCAGCGCATTCAATACCTTGATGTGCTGCTGGCGGCTGGCTTGCCCGGCGTGCCCGCACCGCTGCCTCACACCGAGCAGCGCATTTTGCTGCCGCTAGCCGCCGTGCATTTCGATGCCGAAGGCCACAACGTCTTCGTTACGGCCCTAAGCCGCGAAACGGTGCACGCTTACCCTCCGTTCATTGACTTCATGCTTCCGCCCGATTTTGAGGCCGAAATGCGGCAGAAGCTGGGCATGGACACAGAATCATCGGGAAATTTAGCCGCCGACAATTCTCATTTTCAAACGATTGACTAA
- a CDS encoding formimidoylglutamase, translating to MRERFYQLQRGNGPLRLVDLGNLRPGLSLEDTYQRLREIVAALLDAKTIPLLLGGGHDLDYGQFLAYEPQHEEAVPAINFAVIDSRPDMAMPGYFAAPEDSHLRRLLMHTPNFVFSCAHLAHQQYLTPPDVLAAFEKLHFETMSMGELRADRRLAEPVLRQANFLSVDIAAIRWQDAPGYYPASPFGLSNEDAAQLCWYAGHNDQLTSVGLYGYRPDHDPHGLAAATLATMLWYFIEGYYHRRPETEFGTYRFLTYTLVLPGKGGSAPSELVFYKSRRADTDKWWMEVESLADQSIKRIVPCTHQDYLHAAQGDLPQRWIRTQALLG from the coding sequence GTGCGCGAGCGCTTCTATCAGCTGCAGCGCGGCAACGGCCCGCTGCGCCTGGTAGACCTGGGCAACCTGCGCCCCGGCCTCAGCCTGGAGGATACCTACCAGCGCCTGCGCGAAATAGTGGCGGCCCTGCTGGACGCCAAGACGATACCGCTGCTGCTGGGCGGCGGCCACGACCTCGACTACGGTCAGTTTTTGGCCTACGAGCCCCAACATGAGGAAGCGGTACCGGCCATCAACTTCGCCGTCATCGACTCGCGGCCCGACATGGCCATGCCCGGCTACTTTGCTGCGCCCGAAGACAGCCACCTGCGCCGCCTGCTAATGCACACGCCCAATTTTGTGTTCAGCTGCGCGCACCTGGCCCACCAGCAGTACCTCACGCCGCCCGACGTGCTGGCCGCCTTCGAGAAGCTGCACTTCGAAACCATGAGCATGGGCGAGCTGCGCGCCGACCGCCGCCTAGCCGAGCCGGTGCTGCGCCAAGCCAATTTCCTGAGCGTCGATATTGCCGCCATTCGCTGGCAGGACGCGCCCGGCTATTACCCGGCTAGCCCCTTCGGCCTCAGCAACGAAGATGCGGCGCAACTGTGCTGGTACGCCGGCCATAATGACCAACTTACGTCGGTTGGGCTCTATGGCTACCGGCCCGACCACGACCCGCACGGGCTGGCCGCTGCTACATTGGCTACCATGCTTTGGTATTTTATCGAGGGCTACTACCACCGCCGGCCCGAAACGGAATTTGGTACCTACCGCTTTCTCACCTATACGCTAGTGCTGCCTGGTAAAGGCGGCAGCGCGCCCAGCGAGCTGGTGTTTTACAAGTCGCGCCGCGCCGATACGGATAAGTGGTGGATGGAAGTCGAAAGCCTGGCCGACCAATCCATCAAGCGCATTGTGCCCTGCACCCACCAAGACTACCTGCACGCCGCCCAGGGCGACCTGCCCCAGCGCTGGATTCGGACGCAGGCGCTTTTAGGCTGA
- the hemH gene encoding ferrochelatase: MPTPARRIGVLLVNLGTPDSPQTGDVRRYLNEFLTDGRVIDMPAAVRYPLFQGLVVPLRAPKSAKIYQQLWDAERGSPLLFHGLDLQKLVQEELGNEYVVAFGMRYQKPSIESALEELRDAAVDRIIVLPLFPQYAAASTGSVQEKVMDFVKDWWIVPSINFISTFADDPGFIASFVARGKAEMAKYDYDHVVFSYHGIPERHVLKGSFKGYCQLGKCCNTYNKNNRYCYRAQCFATSRLLAAGLGLRDDQYTVTFQSRLQSRLRDPWLQPYTDEVIKDFPAKGIKSVLAFSPAFVADCLETTVEVGMEFKELFEASGGEHWQLVPSLNSEPQWVRAVAEMVRVN; this comes from the coding sequence ATGCCTACTCCCGCCCGCCGCATCGGCGTTTTGCTAGTAAACCTCGGCACGCCCGACTCGCCCCAGACCGGCGACGTGCGCCGCTACCTCAACGAGTTTCTGACCGATGGCCGCGTCATTGACATGCCGGCTGCCGTGCGCTACCCGCTCTTTCAGGGGCTGGTGGTGCCGCTGCGTGCCCCCAAGTCGGCCAAAATCTACCAGCAGCTCTGGGATGCTGAGCGTGGCTCACCGCTGCTGTTTCACGGCCTCGATTTGCAGAAGCTCGTGCAAGAGGAGTTGGGCAACGAGTACGTGGTGGCCTTCGGGATGCGTTACCAGAAGCCCAGCATCGAGAGCGCCCTGGAAGAGCTGCGCGACGCGGCCGTGGACCGCATTATTGTGCTGCCGCTGTTTCCGCAGTACGCGGCGGCCAGCACCGGCTCGGTGCAGGAAAAGGTGATGGATTTCGTAAAAGACTGGTGGATAGTGCCCAGCATCAACTTTATTAGCACGTTTGCCGACGACCCTGGCTTCATCGCCAGCTTCGTGGCTAGGGGCAAAGCTGAGATGGCGAAGTACGACTACGACCACGTAGTTTTCAGCTACCACGGCATTCCAGAGCGGCACGTGCTCAAAGGCAGCTTTAAAGGCTACTGCCAGCTGGGCAAGTGCTGCAACACCTATAATAAGAACAACCGCTACTGCTACCGGGCGCAGTGCTTTGCCACCTCGCGCCTGCTGGCGGCCGGGCTGGGCCTGCGCGACGACCAGTACACCGTGACCTTCCAGAGCCGGCTGCAAAGCCGCCTGCGCGACCCCTGGCTGCAACCTTACACCGACGAGGTTATCAAAGACTTCCCGGCCAAAGGCATCAAGAGCGTGCTGGCTTTCTCGCCGGCCTTCGTGGCCGACTGCCTCGAAACCACCGTGGAAGTCGGCATGGAGTTTAAGGAGCTATTCGAGGCTAGCGGCGGCGAACACTGGCAGCTCGTGCCTTCGCTGAACTCGGAGCCGCAGTGGGTGCGGGCCGTGGCCGAGATGGTGCGCGTTAATTAG
- the uvrA gene encoding excinuclease ABC subunit UvrA, translating into MSDNSALQVAAPATDAIDQLDPRQFIVIKNARVHNLKNLSVALPRNKFIVVTGLSGSGKSSLAFDTLYAEGQRMYVESLSSYARQFLGRMDKPDVDYIRGISPAIAIEQKVSIKNNRSTVGTSTEIYDYLKLLFARVGRTFSPVSGEQVRKDTVADVVDYLFSLPAATRVTILAPLLRTEPGRPMSKELDLLLQKGYGRVVLASGENAFIEDLIGEGKPEVAGEVYILIDRSAIQPDDEDLQFRLSDSVQTAFFEGHGTCIVKLDNESRTFSDKFELDGLTFEEPSVNFFSFNNSYGACHTCEGFGSVLGIDEDLVIPDKSMTVYEGAIAPWRTEKQGEWLKPLLKNGIRFDFPIHRPYNELSAAEQRLLWTGNKYFEGLDAYFKWVAEQTHKIQYRVLQSRYRGRTTCPDCRGTRLRKDAQYVKIAGRSITDIVLLPISEALTFFENLSLSEHEMAVADRLLAEITNRLGYLNRVGLGYLTLNRLSNTLSGGESQRISLATSLGSALVGSMYVLDEPSIGLHPKDAEQLIGVLRSLQELGNTVVVVEHEEKMMAAADQIIDIGPEAGSGGGHLMFQGTFPELMQDTETYTGKYLSGQLDVPVPAVRRPWRNAMELTGARENNLKNVSVKIPLGVMTVVTGVSGSGKSTLIRRILTPALMKMLGGGAGETTGKFDRLLGVNGQVTHVEFVDQNPIGKSSRSNPVTYVKAYDTIRTLFSEQPLAKARGLKPSHFSFNVEGGRCEVCQGEGQVKIEMQFMADIYLTCESCGGHKFKQDILEIKFQDKNIYEVLDLTVADAVEFFKGQPKVAERLQPLLDVGLGYIRLGQSANTLSGGEAQRVKLASFLTKGATLQQDKILFIFDEPSTGLHFHDIAKLLGALNALVEQGNSVLIIEHNVDIIKCADWLIDLGPEGGINGGHLLFEGTPEQLVKLRDTNHTARFLADKVRG; encoded by the coding sequence ATGTCCGACAATTCTGCTCTGCAAGTGGCCGCCCCGGCCACCGACGCCATCGACCAGCTCGACCCGCGCCAGTTTATTGTTATCAAAAATGCGAGAGTCCATAATCTGAAAAACCTGAGCGTGGCACTGCCGCGCAACAAGTTTATCGTCGTCACGGGCCTGTCGGGCTCGGGCAAGTCCAGCCTGGCCTTTGATACCTTGTACGCTGAAGGCCAGCGCATGTACGTCGAAAGCCTGAGCAGCTACGCGCGTCAGTTTCTGGGCCGCATGGACAAGCCCGACGTGGACTATATCCGGGGCATTTCGCCGGCCATCGCCATCGAGCAGAAGGTCAGCATTAAGAACAACCGCTCGACCGTCGGCACCAGCACCGAGATTTACGACTACCTCAAGCTGCTGTTTGCGCGGGTGGGCCGCACGTTTTCGCCCGTGAGTGGCGAGCAGGTGCGCAAGGATACGGTGGCCGACGTGGTCGATTATTTATTCTCGCTGCCCGCCGCTACGCGCGTCACCATCCTGGCGCCGCTGCTGCGCACCGAGCCCGGCCGGCCCATGAGCAAGGAGCTGGACCTCTTGCTGCAAAAAGGCTACGGCCGCGTGGTGCTGGCTAGCGGCGAAAACGCGTTTATCGAAGACCTAATTGGTGAGGGCAAGCCTGAGGTGGCGGGCGAAGTCTACATCCTCATCGACCGCTCGGCCATTCAGCCTGACGATGAAGACCTGCAATTCCGCCTCTCCGACTCGGTGCAAACGGCCTTTTTCGAGGGCCACGGCACCTGCATCGTGAAGCTGGATAACGAGTCGCGCACCTTCTCCGACAAGTTTGAGCTGGACGGGCTCACGTTTGAGGAGCCGAGCGTCAACTTTTTCTCCTTCAACAACTCCTATGGCGCCTGCCACACCTGCGAGGGTTTCGGCTCGGTGCTGGGCATTGACGAAGACCTCGTCATTCCCGATAAAAGCATGACGGTGTACGAAGGTGCCATCGCGCCCTGGCGCACCGAAAAGCAGGGCGAGTGGCTCAAGCCGCTGCTTAAGAATGGCATCCGGTTCGACTTCCCTATTCACCGCCCTTATAATGAGCTGAGCGCCGCCGAGCAGCGCCTGCTGTGGACTGGCAATAAGTACTTCGAGGGGCTCGACGCTTATTTTAAGTGGGTAGCCGAGCAGACCCACAAAATTCAGTACCGCGTGCTGCAGAGCCGCTACCGGGGCCGCACCACCTGCCCCGACTGCCGGGGCACGCGCCTGCGTAAAGACGCGCAGTACGTCAAAATCGCCGGCCGCAGCATCACCGATATCGTGCTACTGCCCATCTCGGAGGCGCTGACGTTTTTCGAGAACCTGAGTTTGAGCGAGCACGAGATGGCCGTGGCCGACCGCCTGCTGGCCGAAATCACCAACCGGCTAGGCTACCTCAACCGCGTAGGGCTGGGTTACCTCACCCTCAACCGCTTGAGTAATACGCTGAGCGGCGGCGAAAGCCAGCGCATCTCGCTGGCCACCTCGCTAGGGTCGGCGCTGGTAGGCTCGATGTACGTGCTCGATGAGCCTAGCATCGGCCTGCACCCCAAGGATGCCGAGCAGCTTATTGGGGTGCTGCGTTCGCTGCAAGAGCTGGGAAATACGGTGGTGGTAGTGGAGCATGAGGAGAAAATGATGGCGGCCGCCGACCAGATTATCGACATCGGCCCTGAGGCCGGCAGCGGCGGCGGCCACCTCATGTTTCAGGGCACTTTCCCGGAGCTGATGCAGGATACCGAAACCTACACCGGCAAGTACCTCAGCGGCCAGCTCGACGTGCCGGTGCCCGCCGTGCGCCGCCCCTGGCGCAACGCGATGGAGCTGACCGGCGCCCGCGAAAACAACCTCAAAAACGTGAGCGTCAAGATTCCGCTAGGGGTCATGACGGTAGTAACGGGCGTGTCGGGCTCGGGCAAGTCGACGCTCATCCGGCGCATTCTGACCCCGGCCCTGATGAAGATGCTGGGCGGCGGTGCGGGCGAAACCACCGGCAAGTTTGACCGCCTGCTCGGCGTCAATGGCCAGGTGACGCACGTCGAGTTCGTGGACCAGAATCCCATCGGCAAGTCGTCGCGCTCGAACCCGGTGACCTACGTGAAGGCCTACGATACCATCCGCACGCTGTTTTCAGAGCAGCCGCTGGCCAAGGCGCGCGGCCTCAAGCCGTCGCACTTTTCCTTCAACGTGGAGGGCGGGCGCTGCGAGGTGTGCCAGGGCGAAGGCCAGGTGAAAATCGAGATGCAGTTCATGGCCGACATCTACCTGACCTGTGAAAGCTGCGGCGGCCACAAATTCAAGCAGGACATTCTGGAAATCAAATTTCAGGACAAGAACATCTACGAGGTGCTCGACCTGACGGTGGCCGACGCCGTAGAATTCTTCAAAGGCCAGCCCAAAGTGGCCGAGCGCCTCCAGCCGCTGCTCGATGTGGGGCTAGGGTACATCCGCCTGGGCCAGTCGGCTAATACGCTCAGCGGCGGCGAGGCCCAGCGCGTGAAGCTGGCCAGCTTCCTTACCAAAGGCGCAACGCTGCAGCAGGATAAAATCCTGTTCATCTTCGACGAGCCCAGCACCGGCCTTCACTTCCACGACATTGCCAAGCTGCTGGGCGCGCTCAACGCGCTGGTGGAGCAGGGCAACTCGGTGCTCATCATCGAGCACAACGTGGACATCATCAAGTGCGCCGACTGGCTTATCGACCTCGGCCCCGAGGGTGGCATCAACGGCGGGCACCTGCTCTTCGAGGGCACGCCTGAGCAGCTGGTCAAGCTCAGGGATACCAACCACACGGCGCGTTTCCTGGCCGATAAAGTGAGGGGCTAG
- the der gene encoding ribosome biogenesis GTPase Der yields the protein MNTIAIVGRPNVGKSTLFNRLVGRRQAIMDNQSGVTRDRHYGYGDWTGHNFTVIDTGGYVHNSDDIFESEINRQVKLAIDEADVILFMVDADAGLHGLDEEFAQVLRRYIGKKPIYLVANKADTNLRAQGSGEFYALGLGDTEVFAISSANGSGTGELLDAIVSHFEEVGEEEPNSDLPRIAIIGRPNVGKSSFVNLLLGEDRSIVTDIAGTTRDSIEAKYSAFGHEFMLVDTAGLRRKARVNEDIEFYSNMRSLRAMEAADVCVVLLDASRGIEAQDVAIIALADKNRKGIVILVNKWDLIEGKETNTARDFEAKIKEKIAPIAYPPVVFISVLNKQRVHKALEVIMEVYGNKRRKIPTSQLNDVMLKEIEKYPPPIQKGKMVRIKYATQLPTHNPVFAFFCNLPQYIPDSYARYLENRLREHFDFTGVPIGLAFRKK from the coding sequence ATGAATACCATTGCAATAGTGGGCCGCCCCAACGTGGGCAAGTCCACCCTGTTCAACCGCCTGGTGGGTCGCCGCCAGGCCATTATGGACAACCAAAGTGGGGTGACCCGCGACCGCCACTACGGCTACGGCGACTGGACCGGGCACAACTTCACCGTGATTGACACGGGCGGCTACGTGCACAACTCGGACGATATTTTCGAGAGCGAAATCAACCGCCAGGTGAAGCTAGCCATCGACGAGGCCGACGTTATCCTCTTTATGGTGGATGCCGACGCCGGCCTGCACGGGCTCGACGAGGAGTTTGCCCAGGTGCTGCGCCGCTACATCGGCAAAAAACCCATCTATCTGGTTGCGAATAAGGCTGATACCAACCTGCGGGCGCAGGGCTCGGGCGAGTTTTACGCGCTAGGCCTCGGCGATACCGAGGTGTTCGCCATCAGCTCGGCCAATGGCTCGGGCACCGGCGAATTGCTCGATGCCATCGTGTCGCACTTCGAGGAAGTGGGCGAGGAAGAGCCTAACTCCGACTTGCCGCGCATTGCCATCATCGGCCGGCCCAACGTGGGTAAGTCGTCGTTTGTGAACCTCTTGCTGGGCGAAGACCGCAGCATCGTGACCGACATTGCCGGCACCACCCGCGACTCGATTGAGGCTAAGTACAGCGCGTTCGGCCACGAATTTATGCTCGTCGATACGGCTGGCCTGCGCCGCAAAGCCCGCGTAAACGAAGACATAGAGTTTTACTCCAACATGCGCTCGCTGCGCGCCATGGAGGCTGCCGACGTGTGCGTGGTGCTGCTCGACGCCAGCCGCGGCATTGAGGCCCAGGACGTAGCCATTATCGCCCTGGCCGACAAAAACCGCAAGGGCATCGTTATTCTGGTGAATAAGTGGGACTTAATCGAGGGCAAGGAAACCAACACGGCCCGCGACTTCGAGGCCAAGATTAAGGAAAAGATTGCGCCCATCGCCTATCCGCCGGTGGTATTTATTTCGGTGCTCAATAAGCAGCGCGTGCACAAAGCGCTGGAAGTCATTATGGAAGTGTACGGCAACAAGCGCCGTAAAATTCCGACTTCGCAGCTCAACGACGTGATGCTGAAAGAGATTGAGAAGTATCCGCCGCCCATTCAGAAGGGCAAGATGGTGCGCATCAAATACGCCACGCAGTTGCCCACGCACAACCCGGTGTTTGCCTTCTTCTGCAACCTGCCGCAGTACATTCCCGATTCCTACGCCCGCTACCTCGAAAACCGCCTGCGCGAGCATTTCGATTTCACGGGCGTACCAATTGGGCTAGCCTTCCGAAAAAAATAA